The following proteins are co-located in the Streptomyces sp. DT2A-34 genome:
- a CDS encoding SRPBCC family protein, giving the protein MAEVSAEARIEAPAEKIWAQLTDWSAYGQWNATHTSFPGGGPAVLEVGGTFQENMKLMGFPAEVEWTIEELEPARVLAIRGKGPMAVTVATRYTLAPDGDAATVVRIDGEFTGAAVSLMAGKLKDSATAALNESLRKLAGLVA; this is encoded by the coding sequence ATGGCCGAAGTCAGCGCGGAGGCACGTATCGAGGCACCGGCCGAGAAGATCTGGGCGCAGCTGACGGACTGGTCGGCGTACGGACAGTGGAACGCCACCCACACCAGCTTCCCGGGCGGCGGCCCCGCGGTCCTCGAAGTGGGCGGGACCTTCCAGGAGAACATGAAGCTCATGGGGTTCCCGGCCGAGGTCGAGTGGACCATCGAGGAACTGGAACCGGCGCGGGTGCTCGCCATCCGCGGCAAGGGTCCGATGGCGGTGACCGTGGCCACGCGCTACACGCTGGCCCCGGACGGGGACGCCGCCACCGTCGTACGGATCGACGGGGAGTTCACGGGTGCGGCGGTGTCGTTGATGGCGGGCAAGCTGAAGGACTCGGCGACGGCGGCACTGAACGAGTCGCTGCGCAAGCTGGCGGGGCTGGTGGCCTGA
- a CDS encoding DUF5999 family protein, with translation MCQHQPPCPSADSADRESARLVAHHPEQGWSLLCNGVLLFEDTGELLPDGQIIAPHRPLGTGKVMTAA, from the coding sequence ATGTGCCAGCACCAGCCACCGTGTCCCTCAGCCGACTCCGCCGACCGGGAATCCGCCCGTCTCGTGGCGCACCACCCGGAGCAGGGGTGGAGCCTGCTGTGCAACGGTGTTCTGCTCTTCGAGGACACCGGTGAGCTCCTGCCGGACGGCCAGATCATCGCCCCGCACCGTCCGCTGGGCACCGGCAAGGTGATGACCGCCGCATAA
- a CDS encoding HAD family hydrolase, which translates to MPLLLLDLDNTLVDRDAAFRHAAADFLAEHGLPASELTWLMATDAGGYTARDELAAAMTDRYGDVVPATAVRALLDTGAADRVRLARSSRRALVNARAGGWTCAIVTNGRTAQQETKIRNTGLDRLVQGWVVSEAVGHKKPEPEIFRAAAAAVDAPLSGAWVIGDSPHADIAGADALGLRSVWVTDGRPWTQGSYEPTHTAHDVASAINHAIGTRP; encoded by the coding sequence ATGCCGTTGCTGCTGCTCGACCTCGACAACACGCTGGTCGATCGCGACGCCGCCTTCCGGCACGCCGCCGCCGACTTCCTCGCCGAGCACGGACTGCCCGCCTCGGAGCTCACGTGGCTGATGGCCACGGACGCCGGCGGCTATACCGCCCGTGACGAGCTGGCCGCGGCCATGACCGACCGATACGGGGACGTCGTGCCGGCCACCGCCGTCCGAGCCCTGCTCGACACCGGCGCCGCCGACCGCGTCCGCCTGGCGCGCTCCTCCCGCCGGGCACTGGTGAACGCCCGGGCCGGCGGCTGGACCTGCGCGATCGTCACCAACGGCCGCACCGCCCAGCAGGAAACGAAGATCCGCAACACCGGGCTCGACCGACTCGTCCAGGGCTGGGTCGTCTCCGAAGCCGTCGGCCACAAGAAGCCCGAACCGGAGATCTTCCGGGCGGCGGCAGCGGCCGTCGACGCCCCCCTCTCCGGCGCCTGGGTCATCGGCGATTCACCGCACGCCGACATCGCCGGTGCCGACGCGCTCGGACTTCGCAGCGTGTGGGTGACGGACGGACGGCCCTGGACACAGGGCTCCTACGAGCCCACCCACACCGCTCACGACGTCGCCTCCGCGATCAACCACGCCATCGGTACACGGCCATAG
- a CDS encoding PadR family transcriptional regulator has translation MRSHGFERGHGGHGHHGRGGFEGLRGAFGPFGPGGPGFGPGPWGPRGGRGGPRGRARRGDVRASILALLKDRPMHGYEMIQEIAERSGGAWKPSPGSVYPTLQLLEDEGLIASETEGGKKLFSLTEAGREAAEVGPEAPWEEASRGVDWEALGEIRQAGFGLMEAFGQVWKTGNKEQREKALAVINESRKKLYLILADED, from the coding sequence ATGCGTTCCCACGGATTCGAGCGTGGACACGGTGGACACGGTCACCACGGCCGAGGCGGCTTCGAGGGGCTTCGCGGCGCCTTCGGGCCCTTCGGGCCGGGTGGCCCCGGTTTCGGGCCCGGGCCCTGGGGCCCGAGGGGTGGTCGAGGTGGACCGCGAGGGAGGGCGCGGCGCGGTGATGTGCGCGCCTCGATCCTCGCCCTGCTGAAGGACCGCCCCATGCACGGCTACGAGATGATCCAGGAGATCGCCGAGCGCAGCGGCGGGGCGTGGAAGCCCAGCCCCGGCTCGGTGTACCCCACCCTCCAGCTCCTGGAGGACGAGGGCCTGATCGCCAGTGAGACCGAGGGCGGCAAGAAGCTGTTCTCGCTCACCGAGGCGGGCCGCGAGGCGGCCGAGGTGGGGCCCGAGGCGCCCTGGGAGGAAGCCTCCCGTGGTGTCGACTGGGAGGCCCTCGGGGAGATCCGTCAGGCCGGCTTCGGTCTGATGGAGGCCTTCGGTCAGGTCTGGAAGACGGGCAACAAGGAGCAGCGCGAGAAGGCGCTCGCCGTCATCAACGAGTCCCGCAAGAAGCTGTACCTGATCCTCGCCGACGAGGACTGA
- a CDS encoding Clp protease N-terminal domain-containing protein, whose translation MQPRIPRQSAQEPDCRPPDAAADDARLSDELAAVVSGARRRAVRDGDRQIDTAHLLHSLLERDPDVYAVFGDGPRIARLLGYLVQRSIGYGLRWQGTVEDSGAVPVVLDGEGFSPLAASAMEHACRRAARRGDPQARGIDLLAAIVADPQARAVEVLARAGIDANVVHARVDERRDEYAAGGETAR comes from the coding sequence GTGCAACCCCGTATTCCCCGGCAGTCGGCCCAGGAGCCGGACTGCCGGCCCCCGGACGCCGCGGCGGACGATGCCAGGCTCAGCGACGAGCTGGCAGCGGTGGTCTCCGGTGCCCGCCGCCGGGCGGTGAGGGACGGGGACCGGCAGATCGACACCGCTCATCTGCTGCACTCGCTCCTGGAGCGCGACCCGGACGTCTACGCCGTCTTCGGCGACGGACCCCGGATCGCTCGCCTGCTCGGCTACCTCGTGCAGCGCAGCATCGGCTACGGCCTGCGCTGGCAGGGCACCGTAGAGGACTCCGGCGCCGTCCCCGTGGTGCTGGACGGCGAGGGCTTCTCCCCGCTGGCGGCGAGCGCCATGGAGCACGCCTGCCGACGCGCCGCCCGGCGTGGCGACCCACAGGCCCGCGGCATCGACCTGCTCGCGGCGATCGTGGCGGACCCGCAGGCCCGCGCGGTGGAGGTGCTCGCCCGCGCCGGCATCGACGCGAACGTGGTGCACGCCCGCGTCGACGAGCGCCGTGACGAGTACGCGGCCGGCGGCGAGACGGCCCGCTAG
- a CDS encoding DMT family transporter, translating into MPVRMSESSQVGRGKGIGLGLAVGSAVAFGGSGVAAKPLIEAGLDPLHVVWLRVAGAALVMLPLAVRHRGLLRSRPALLAGFGLLGVAGVQAFYFASISRIPVGVALLVEYFAPALVLGWVRFVQRRPVTRAAALGVVLAVGGLACVVEVWSGLSFDALGLLLALGAACCQVGYFVLSDQGSDSGEAAPDPLGVIAYGLLVGAAVLTVVARPWSMDWSVLAGTADMNGTPVAAAVLLAWIVLLATVVAYVTGVLSVRRLSPQVAGVVACLEAVIATVLAWFLLGEHLSAPQIIGGAVVLVGAFIAQSSTPAKGSAGPVAGADARTETELSAREAAT; encoded by the coding sequence GTGCCGGTGCGTATGTCTGAGAGCAGTCAGGTTGGTCGTGGCAAGGGCATCGGGCTCGGTCTGGCGGTCGGGTCCGCGGTCGCCTTCGGCGGGTCGGGTGTCGCCGCCAAGCCACTGATCGAGGCGGGACTCGACCCGCTCCATGTGGTGTGGCTGCGGGTGGCCGGCGCCGCCCTGGTGATGCTGCCGCTCGCCGTACGCCACCGCGGGCTGCTGCGCAGTCGTCCCGCGCTGCTCGCCGGGTTCGGCCTGCTCGGCGTGGCCGGTGTGCAGGCGTTCTACTTCGCCTCGATCTCCCGGATACCGGTCGGGGTCGCGCTGCTCGTCGAGTACTTCGCCCCCGCCCTCGTACTCGGCTGGGTGCGGTTCGTACAGCGACGGCCGGTGACGCGTGCCGCCGCGCTCGGCGTGGTCCTCGCGGTCGGCGGCCTGGCCTGTGTCGTCGAGGTCTGGTCGGGCCTGAGCTTCGACGCCCTCGGCCTGCTCCTCGCGCTCGGCGCGGCCTGCTGCCAGGTCGGCTACTTCGTCCTGTCCGACCAGGGCAGCGACTCCGGTGAGGCGGCGCCCGACCCGCTCGGCGTCATCGCCTACGGCCTGCTCGTCGGTGCCGCCGTCCTGACCGTCGTCGCCCGCCCGTGGAGCATGGACTGGTCGGTCCTCGCGGGCACCGCCGACATGAACGGCACCCCGGTCGCGGCCGCTGTGCTGCTGGCCTGGATCGTGCTGCTCGCCACGGTCGTCGCCTACGTCACCGGCGTGCTCTCCGTACGACGGCTCTCACCGCAGGTCGCGGGCGTCGTGGCGTGCCTGGAAGCGGTCATCGCCACCGTCCTCGCCTGGTTCCTGCTCGGCGAGCACCTCTCGGCGCCGCAGATCATCGGTGGCGCGGTCGTCCTGGTCGGGGCGTTCATCGCGCAGTCGTCCACGCCCGCGAAGGGCTCCGCCGGGCCGGTGGCGGGCGCGGACGCCCGTACGGAAACCGAGTTGTCGGCCCGGGAAGCGGCGACCTAG
- a CDS encoding DMT family transporter, with translation MSNASGLPVGRGLVHLIVAAAVWGTAGAAASLVYRSSDMGPLALSFWRCAAGFVLLLGVHLLRSRFRPAASEPLGRRVLRSAATGLGLAVFQGAYFAAVSVTGLAVATVVTLGTGPVLIALAARLAMGERLGVGGVVAVTGALLGLGEVVLGNSGATVRPLGVLFAVMSAGGQCAVTLLTRRWGRGGGADASAAAAGTFGAAALCLLPLALGEGLLPHIAEPARVLLLLAYLAAIPTALAYALYFAGAAVVRSATVSVIMLLEPVSAAVLAVVLLGEHLTAATIVGTLLMLGSVVWLAVAEARGAGRQEEPVLV, from the coding sequence GTGTCGAATGCTTCCGGCCTGCCCGTTGGGCGAGGCCTTGTCCATCTGATCGTCGCCGCTGCCGTCTGGGGGACTGCCGGCGCCGCGGCCTCGCTGGTCTACCGGTCCAGCGACATGGGGCCCCTAGCCCTGTCCTTCTGGCGCTGTGCGGCCGGGTTCGTCCTGCTGCTCGGCGTCCATCTCCTGCGCTCCCGCTTCCGGCCCGCCGCATCCGAACCACTCGGGCGCAGGGTGCTGCGCAGCGCGGCGACCGGCCTGGGGCTCGCCGTGTTCCAGGGCGCCTACTTCGCCGCCGTCTCGGTCACCGGGCTCGCCGTGGCCACGGTCGTCACCCTGGGCACCGGTCCCGTCCTGATCGCGCTCGCCGCGCGGTTGGCCATGGGGGAGCGGCTCGGAGTCGGGGGCGTCGTCGCCGTGACCGGCGCCCTGCTCGGACTGGGGGAGGTCGTGCTGGGGAATTCGGGCGCGACGGTACGGCCGTTGGGGGTGCTGTTCGCCGTCATGTCCGCCGGCGGACAGTGCGCGGTGACGCTGCTCACGCGGCGTTGGGGCCGCGGCGGCGGGGCCGACGCCTCGGCCGCGGCCGCGGGGACGTTCGGTGCGGCCGCCCTGTGCCTGCTGCCGCTCGCCCTGGGCGAGGGACTGCTGCCGCACATCGCCGAACCCGCCCGGGTGCTGTTGTTGCTGGCCTACCTCGCGGCGATCCCCACGGCCCTCGCCTACGCCCTCTACTTCGCGGGCGCGGCCGTCGTACGGTCCGCCACCGTCTCCGTGATCATGCTGCTGGAGCCGGTGAGCGCGGCGGTGCTCGCCGTCGTCCTGCTCGGTGAGCACCTCACGGCGGCCACGATCGTCGGCACCCTGCTCATGCTGGGGTCGGTCGTGTGGCTGGCGGTCGCGGAGGCACGGGGCGCAGGCAGGCAGGAGGAACCGGTGCTCGTCTGA
- a CDS encoding CPBP family intramembrane glutamic endopeptidase: protein MQGEAGPVADSFPHERPSRRTFRDETLLVLGLSLGASGVSALISFVGSVTKPGGLKDQAATLNASAAPGRPWLDLAWQLFGITTALVPVALVAHFLLREGAGLRTLGFDRTRPWPDLGRGAAIAALIGSTGIAFYLAARGLGFNLTVVPEALPDVWWKYPVLILSALQNAILEEVIVVGYLLRRLGQLGWTPGTALVASSVLRGSYHLYQGIGGFIGNMAMGVVFVYLYRRWGRVGPLVVAHSLLDIGAFVGYALLAGKVGWLPTA, encoded by the coding sequence GTGCAGGGCGAGGCAGGCCCCGTGGCCGATTCTTTTCCGCATGAGCGGCCCTCGCGACGGACTTTCCGCGATGAGACGCTGCTTGTTCTGGGGCTTTCGCTCGGTGCGAGTGGTGTGTCCGCCCTGATCAGTTTCGTCGGATCGGTCACCAAACCGGGGGGCCTCAAGGACCAGGCCGCCACCCTCAACGCCTCGGCCGCGCCGGGCCGTCCCTGGCTGGATCTCGCCTGGCAGCTCTTCGGGATCACCACCGCCCTGGTGCCCGTCGCCCTCGTCGCGCACTTCCTTCTGCGCGAGGGAGCGGGCCTGCGCACCCTCGGCTTCGACCGGACCCGCCCCTGGCCGGACCTCGGCCGTGGGGCGGCGATCGCGGCGTTGATCGGCAGCACCGGAATCGCCTTCTACCTGGCCGCCCGTGGACTCGGCTTCAACCTCACCGTGGTGCCCGAGGCGCTGCCCGACGTGTGGTGGAAGTACCCGGTGCTGATCCTGTCCGCCCTGCAGAACGCGATCCTCGAAGAGGTCATCGTGGTCGGCTATCTGCTGCGCCGGCTGGGCCAGTTGGGCTGGACGCCGGGCACCGCGCTGGTGGCCAGTTCCGTACTGCGCGGCTCGTACCACCTCTACCAGGGCATCGGCGGGTTCATCGGCAACATGGCGATGGGCGTGGTCTTCGTGTACCTGTACCGGCGCTGGGGTCGGGTAGGTCCCCTGGTCGTGGCGCATTCCCTGCTCGACATAGGGGCGTTCGTGGGGTACGCGCTGCTGGCCGGGAAGGTGGGGTGGCTGCCGACGGCGTGA
- a CDS encoding PhzF family phenazine biosynthesis protein — MRIRIVDAFTDRPFAGNPAGVLLLDAFPEDDWLQKVAMEVNHAETAFAHRLDGGGEADWALRWFTPVAEVAMCGHATLATAHVLHSTGAHNGPVRFATRSGVLVATPREDGSLTLDFPTAPLTPVEVPAGVAQALGAEPRVAFDTGPNVGDLVIELADEKTVRALTPDHKALGAYSERGIIATARAEDPARGYDFVSRCFFPNLGIDEDPVTGSAHTALAPFWSERLGRAELTGLQASPRSGRVRTELRGDRTLLSGHAVTVIEGELIA; from the coding sequence ATGCGGATTCGAATCGTCGATGCCTTCACCGACCGTCCCTTCGCCGGCAACCCGGCCGGGGTCCTGCTGCTCGACGCCTTCCCGGAGGACGACTGGCTCCAGAAGGTGGCCATGGAGGTCAACCACGCCGAGACGGCGTTCGCGCACCGGCTGGACGGGGGCGGGGAGGCCGACTGGGCGCTGCGGTGGTTCACCCCGGTCGCCGAGGTGGCGATGTGCGGGCACGCCACGCTGGCCACGGCCCACGTGCTGCACAGCACCGGCGCCCACAACGGTCCCGTGCGGTTCGCCACTCGCAGCGGCGTCCTCGTCGCCACGCCCCGCGAGGACGGCTCCCTCACCCTCGACTTCCCGACCGCTCCCCTCACGCCGGTCGAGGTCCCTGCCGGAGTCGCGCAGGCCCTCGGCGCCGAGCCGCGCGTCGCCTTCGACACCGGCCCGAACGTCGGCGACCTGGTCATCGAACTCGCCGACGAGAAGACGGTCCGCGCCCTGACCCCCGACCACAAGGCCCTCGGCGCCTACTCCGAGCGCGGCATCATCGCCACCGCCCGCGCCGAGGACCCCGCCCGGGGCTACGACTTCGTCTCCCGCTGCTTCTTCCCGAACCTCGGCATCGACGAGGACCCGGTCACCGGCAGCGCCCACACGGCCCTCGCCCCCTTCTGGTCCGAACGCCTCGGCCGGGCCGAACTCACCGGCCTGCAGGCCTCGCCACGCTCCGGCCGCGTCCGCACGGAGCTGCGCGGTGACCGCACGCTGCTGAGCGGCCATGCGGTGACCGTCATCGAGGGGGAGTTGATCGCCTAG
- a CDS encoding FMN-binding negative transcriptional regulator, which translates to MLIHPWDAPRDDAEWQAWLDVHDFGQLVVNGLDGEPPYVQPLHFAYDAERGEAVTHLARPNPMWPALLANPEVVLSVVDDYAYVPGPWQADPDGPSEHGTPTSFYAAVQLRCRARPVDDPAEKAALLNRQVGHFQPEGGSAQVAVGEVPYGRMLPGIRGLRLEVTGVRAKFKYAGHRSAPVRDRIAAELARRGGPGDTAAREHLLRRRGA; encoded by the coding sequence ATGCTGATCCACCCCTGGGACGCGCCCCGCGACGACGCGGAGTGGCAGGCGTGGCTGGACGTCCACGACTTCGGGCAGCTCGTCGTCAACGGGCTGGACGGCGAGCCGCCGTATGTCCAGCCGCTGCACTTCGCGTACGACGCCGAGCGGGGTGAGGCCGTGACGCACCTGGCCCGCCCCAACCCGATGTGGCCCGCGCTGCTGGCGAACCCCGAGGTGGTCCTGAGCGTGGTCGACGACTATGCCTACGTACCCGGCCCTTGGCAGGCCGACCCGGACGGCCCGTCCGAACACGGCACGCCCACGAGTTTCTACGCGGCGGTCCAACTCCGTTGCCGGGCCCGTCCGGTGGACGACCCGGCGGAGAAGGCCGCGCTCCTCAACCGTCAGGTCGGCCATTTCCAGCCGGAGGGCGGCTCGGCGCAGGTGGCGGTGGGTGAGGTGCCGTACGGGCGGATGTTGCCGGGGATTCGAGGGCTGCGGCTCGAAGTGACCGGTGTACGGGCGAAGTTCAAGTACGCCGGGCATCGGTCCGCACCGGTGCGGGACCGGATCGCGGCCGAGCTGGCGAGGCGCGGTGGTCCGGGGGACACCGCGGCCCGCGAGCACCTGCTGCGACGGCGAGGAGCCTGA
- a CDS encoding glutamate-cysteine ligase family protein — protein sequence MGEKVVAGRFDLSDRQRYRHKLRQCLTGLERLLEAKRFDRPKNLMGLEIELNLTGADGMPKMLNAQVLERIASRDFQTELAMFNLEVNIAPHRLQGRVFDRLAEELRTSLAYADRKAGELDAGIVMIGILPTLDRDDLVSSNLSDVDRYALLNDQIVAARGEDFTLDIDGVEHLTCTSKSIAPEAACTSVQLHLQVTPGRFADVWNAAQAVAAAQVAVGANSPFLFGRELWRESRPPLFQQSTDTRPPELQAQGVRPRTWFGERWISSAYDLFEENLRFFPALLPICDDEDPLEVLDAGGVPTLAELVLHNGTVYRWNRPVYGIADGVPHLRVENRVLPAGPTVTDVIANAAFYYGVVRALAEEPRPVWTRLPFEAAAANFDAACEHGIDARLRWPRRGRYGGTAEVDAVSLVRDELLPLAEAGLDAWGVEPADRDLYLGVIEERCRRRINGASWQSATFHRALESGLTREAALAATTRRYRELMHRGDPVHTWPVGLLEPVPLG from the coding sequence ATGGGGGAGAAGGTCGTGGCAGGTCGGTTCGATCTGTCCGATCGCCAGCGCTACCGCCACAAGCTGCGGCAGTGCCTGACGGGCCTGGAGCGGCTGCTGGAGGCGAAGCGGTTCGACCGCCCCAAGAACCTCATGGGGCTGGAGATCGAGTTGAATCTCACCGGCGCCGACGGCATGCCGAAAATGTTGAATGCGCAGGTACTCGAGCGGATCGCGAGCCGCGACTTCCAAACAGAACTCGCCATGTTCAATCTGGAAGTCAACATAGCCCCACATCGATTGCAGGGGCGGGTATTCGACCGGCTCGCCGAGGAACTCCGTACGTCACTGGCATATGCCGACCGAAAAGCGGGGGAGCTCGACGCGGGAATCGTGATGATCGGCATTCTGCCGACCCTCGACCGCGACGACCTGGTCTCCTCGAACCTCTCCGACGTCGATCGCTACGCCCTCCTCAACGACCAGATCGTGGCCGCCCGAGGCGAGGACTTCACGCTCGACATCGACGGCGTGGAGCATCTGACGTGCACGTCGAAGTCCATCGCGCCCGAGGCCGCCTGCACCTCTGTGCAACTGCACCTCCAGGTCACCCCGGGCCGCTTCGCCGACGTGTGGAACGCGGCCCAGGCGGTCGCCGCGGCCCAGGTCGCCGTGGGTGCCAACTCGCCCTTCCTCTTCGGGCGGGAGCTGTGGCGCGAGTCGCGCCCGCCGCTGTTCCAGCAGTCCACCGACACCCGCCCGCCCGAACTCCAGGCCCAGGGCGTGCGGCCGCGCACCTGGTTCGGGGAGCGGTGGATCTCCTCGGCGTACGACCTCTTCGAGGAGAACCTGCGCTTCTTCCCGGCCCTGCTGCCGATCTGCGACGACGAGGACCCGCTCGAGGTGCTCGACGCCGGCGGCGTACCCACACTCGCCGAGCTCGTCCTGCACAACGGCACCGTCTACCGCTGGAACCGCCCGGTCTACGGCATCGCCGACGGCGTCCCGCACCTGCGCGTGGAGAACCGCGTGCTGCCCGCCGGGCCCACCGTCACGGACGTCATCGCCAACGCGGCCTTCTACTACGGCGTCGTCCGCGCCCTCGCCGAGGAGCCGCGGCCGGTGTGGACGCGGCTGCCCTTCGAGGCGGCGGCCGCCAACTTCGACGCGGCGTGCGAGCACGGCATCGACGCCCGGCTGCGCTGGCCCCGTCGGGGGCGGTACGGCGGTACGGCCGAGGTCGACGCGGTGAGCCTCGTACGCGACGAACTGCTGCCCCTGGCCGAGGCCGGCCTGGACGCCTGGGGAGTCGAGCCGGCCGACCGGGATCTGTACCTGGGCGTCATCGAGGAGCGGTGCCGCAGGCGCATCAACGGGGCGTCCTGGCAGTCGGCCACCTTCCACCGGGCCCTGGAGTCCGGGCTGACCCGAGAGGCGGCACTGGCGGCGACGACCCGCCGATACCGCGAGCTGATGCACCGCGGGGACCCGGTGCACACCTGGCCGGTCGGATTGCTGGAGCCGGTGCCGCTGGGGTGA
- a CDS encoding carbohydrate ABC transporter permease translates to MGLPLLYAVLSGFKSTDQLSRNPVGLPGPWVFSNYRGILGSGDFWRLVGNSTLIAVGTTVLVVAVSALAAFSFARFAFRGREFLFTLFTMGLMFPFAVAALPLFLLLRSMGLLDNPLGVILPQAAFGLPMTIIILRGFFREIPGELEEAATLDGCGPLGFFWRVLLPMARPALGTVSVLAVVTSWNNFFLPLLVFTDSTWWTLPLGVQQFQGQYSGDYARVFAYLVLAMVPALAFYSVAERQLVGGLTAGATKG, encoded by the coding sequence ATGGGCCTGCCGCTGCTGTACGCCGTCCTGTCCGGCTTCAAGTCCACCGACCAGCTCTCCCGCAACCCGGTGGGGCTGCCCGGCCCGTGGGTGTTCTCCAACTACCGCGGCATCCTCGGCTCGGGGGACTTCTGGCGGCTGGTCGGCAACAGCACGCTGATCGCGGTCGGGACGACCGTGCTCGTGGTCGCGGTGTCCGCGCTGGCCGCGTTCTCGTTCGCCCGATTCGCCTTCCGCGGGCGGGAGTTTCTGTTCACGCTGTTCACGATGGGGCTGATGTTCCCGTTCGCGGTGGCGGCCCTGCCGCTGTTCCTGCTGCTGCGTTCCATGGGGCTGCTCGACAACCCGCTGGGCGTGATCCTTCCGCAGGCCGCCTTCGGGCTGCCGATGACGATCATCATCCTGCGCGGTTTCTTCCGGGAGATCCCCGGCGAGCTGGAGGAGGCGGCCACGCTGGACGGGTGCGGACCGCTCGGGTTCTTCTGGCGGGTCCTGCTGCCCATGGCCCGGCCCGCGCTCGGCACGGTCTCGGTCCTGGCCGTCGTCACCAGCTGGAACAACTTCTTCCTGCCGCTGCTGGTCTTCACCGACTCGACCTGGTGGACCCTGCCGCTCGGTGTCCAGCAGTTCCAGGGCCAGTACTCGGGGGACTACGCCCGCGTGTTCGCCTACCTCGTGCTGGCCATGGTCCCCGCCCTCGCCTTCTACTCGGTCGCCGAGCGCCAGCTCGTCGGCGGCCTCACCGCCGGCGCCACCAAGGGGTGA
- a CDS encoding endo-1,4-beta-xylanase, translating into MRSTTTRSRTRLRLAGALAAVLVAAGVATGPAAQADQRHGKQPTLAELAQRHGRYFGSATDNPELVDEPYKAILGSEFDQITPGNGMKWYATEPQQGAFDFSKGDEIVDLARAHHQKVRGHTLVWHSQLPGWLTGREWTAAELRAVLKKHIQTEVRHYRGKVFAWDVVNEAFNEDGTYRETIFYKTLGPGYIADALRWARQADPKVKLYLNDYNIESIGPKSDAYYNLAKELKAEGVPLDGIGLQAHLALQYGYPTTLEDNLRRFARLGLDTSLTEVDIRMILPATEEKLAQQAEWYADLTDACLAVRRCVGITVWDYTDKYSWIPAFFEGEGAALPWDEQLNPKPAYFALRMALK; encoded by the coding sequence ATGCGCAGTACGACCACCCGCTCCCGCACCCGGCTCAGACTCGCCGGGGCCCTCGCCGCCGTACTGGTCGCGGCCGGCGTGGCCACCGGCCCGGCGGCGCAGGCGGACCAACGGCACGGCAAGCAGCCCACCCTCGCCGAACTGGCCCAGCGCCACGGCCGCTACTTCGGCAGCGCCACCGACAATCCCGAACTCGTCGACGAGCCGTACAAGGCGATCCTCGGCAGCGAGTTCGACCAGATCACGCCGGGCAACGGCATGAAGTGGTACGCCACCGAGCCGCAGCAGGGAGCGTTCGACTTCTCCAAGGGCGACGAGATCGTGGACCTCGCCCGCGCCCACCACCAGAAGGTGCGCGGCCACACCCTCGTCTGGCACAGCCAGTTGCCCGGCTGGCTGACCGGCCGCGAGTGGACGGCGGCCGAGCTGAGGGCCGTACTGAAGAAGCACATCCAGACCGAGGTACGCCACTACCGGGGCAAGGTCTTCGCCTGGGACGTCGTCAACGAGGCGTTCAACGAGGACGGCACCTACCGCGAGACGATCTTCTACAAGACGCTCGGCCCCGGCTACATCGCCGACGCCCTGCGCTGGGCCCGCCAGGCCGACCCGAAGGTGAAGCTCTACCTCAACGACTACAACATCGAGTCGATCGGCCCGAAGAGCGACGCCTACTACAACCTCGCCAAGGAGCTGAAGGCGGAGGGTGTCCCGCTCGACGGCATCGGCCTGCAGGCCCATCTGGCGCTCCAGTACGGCTATCCGACCACGCTGGAGGACAACCTCCGCCGCTTCGCCAGGCTCGGACTCGACACCTCGCTCACCGAGGTGGACATCCGGATGATCCTGCCCGCGACGGAGGAGAAGCTGGCCCAGCAGGCCGAGTGGTACGCGGACCTGACCGACGCCTGTCTCGCGGTGCGCCGGTGCGTGGGCATCACGGTCTGGGACTACACCGACAAGTACAGCTGGATTCCGGCGTTCTTCGAGGGTGAGGGCGCGGCCCTGCCGTGGGACGAGCAACTGAACCCCAAGCCGGCGTACTTCGCGCTGCGGATGGCGCTGAAGTAG